From the Gasterosteus aculeatus chromosome 13, fGasAcu3.hap1.1, whole genome shotgun sequence genome, one window contains:
- the LOC120831293 gene encoding uncharacterized protein LOC120831293 isoform X3 has translation MNGFTVMLLFAAQGFPVTASGNKSAQLFFCSIPGCGSNVTHVFCNDESLLSDGPIPNCTGPPPPNTVCQHKGFAFASTDSDAGCDFEGKDGLIESGKCTDNRSICASLHRGFHRPSLTTAFPLVNATSQVPTRGRYGFIVGVVICLLIVGIAGRVFYRRSQQDSASNAADRD, from the exons ATGAATG GGTTCACCGtgatgctgctgtttgctgctcAGGGCTTTCCAGTAACAGCAA GCGGAAACAAATCTGCACAGCTCTTTTTCTGCAGTATTCCAGGATGTGGCTCTAATGTGACCCACGTGTTTTGCAACGACGAGTCGCTCCTCAGTGATGGTCCCATCCCGAACTGTACCGGGCCTCCACCCCCCAATACTGTCTGCCAGCACAAGGGCTTCGCATTCGCCTCCACCGATTCTGATGCTGGCTGTGATTTTGAAGGGAAAGACGGTCTTATTGAGTCGGGGAAATGTACAG ACAACAGAAGCATCTGTGCTTCTCTTCACCGTG GATTTCATCGTCCATCGCTGACCACTGCCTTTCCTCTAGTCAACGCTACATCACAAGTCCCCACAAGGGGGCGTTATGGATTCATTGTTGGAGTTGTAATTT GTCTGCTGATCGTAGGAATAGCAGGAAGAGTCTTTTATAGACGCTCACAGCAGGATTCAGCAAG TAACGCTGCCGACCGTGACTGA
- the LOC120831293 gene encoding uncharacterized protein LOC120831293 isoform X1: MNGFTVMLLFAAQGFPVTASQGGNKSAQLFFCSIPGCGSNVTHVFCNDESLLSDGPIPNCTGPPPPNTVCQHKGFAFASTDSDAGCDFEGKDGLIESGKCTDNRSICASLHRGFHRPSLTTAFPLVNATSQVPTRGRYGFIVGVVISGLLIVGIAGRVFYRRSQQDSASNAADRD, from the exons ATGAATG GGTTCACCGtgatgctgctgtttgctgctcAGGGCTTTCCAGTAACAGCAAGTCAAG GCGGAAACAAATCTGCACAGCTCTTTTTCTGCAGTATTCCAGGATGTGGCTCTAATGTGACCCACGTGTTTTGCAACGACGAGTCGCTCCTCAGTGATGGTCCCATCCCGAACTGTACCGGGCCTCCACCCCCCAATACTGTCTGCCAGCACAAGGGCTTCGCATTCGCCTCCACCGATTCTGATGCTGGCTGTGATTTTGAAGGGAAAGACGGTCTTATTGAGTCGGGGAAATGTACAG ACAACAGAAGCATCTGTGCTTCTCTTCACCGTG GATTTCATCGTCCATCGCTGACCACTGCCTTTCCTCTAGTCAACGCTACATCACAAGTCCCCACAAGGGGGCGTTATGGATTCATTGTTGGAGTTGTAATTT CAGGTCTGCTGATCGTAGGAATAGCAGGAAGAGTCTTTTATAGACGCTCACAGCAGGATTCAGCAAG TAACGCTGCCGACCGTGACTGA
- the LOC120831293 gene encoding uncharacterized protein LOC120831293 isoform X2, translated as MNGFTVMLLFAAQGFPVTASQGGNKSAQLFFCSIPGCGSNVTHVFCNDESLLSDGPIPNCTGPPPPNTVCQHKGFAFASTDSDAGCDFEGKDGLIESGKCTDNRSICASLHRGFHRPSLTTAFPLVNATSQVPTRGRYGFIVGVVICLLIVGIAGRVFYRRSQQDSASNAADRD; from the exons ATGAATG GGTTCACCGtgatgctgctgtttgctgctcAGGGCTTTCCAGTAACAGCAAGTCAAG GCGGAAACAAATCTGCACAGCTCTTTTTCTGCAGTATTCCAGGATGTGGCTCTAATGTGACCCACGTGTTTTGCAACGACGAGTCGCTCCTCAGTGATGGTCCCATCCCGAACTGTACCGGGCCTCCACCCCCCAATACTGTCTGCCAGCACAAGGGCTTCGCATTCGCCTCCACCGATTCTGATGCTGGCTGTGATTTTGAAGGGAAAGACGGTCTTATTGAGTCGGGGAAATGTACAG ACAACAGAAGCATCTGTGCTTCTCTTCACCGTG GATTTCATCGTCCATCGCTGACCACTGCCTTTCCTCTAGTCAACGCTACATCACAAGTCCCCACAAGGGGGCGTTATGGATTCATTGTTGGAGTTGTAATTT GTCTGCTGATCGTAGGAATAGCAGGAAGAGTCTTTTATAGACGCTCACAGCAGGATTCAGCAAG TAACGCTGCCGACCGTGACTGA